Proteins encoded in a region of the Pseudomonas denitrificans (nom. rej.) genome:
- the coxB gene encoding cytochrome c oxidase subunit II, giving the protein MLRHPRVWMGFLLLLAFSQANAAWTVNMTPGATEVSRNVFDLHMTIFWICVVIGIVVFGAMFWSMIVHRRSTGQQPAHFHESTTVEILWTVIPFLILVVMAVPATKTLIHMYDTSEPELDVQVTGYQWKWQYKYLGQDVEFFSNLATPQDQIHNKADKDEHYLLEVDNPLVLPAGVKVRFLVTSSDVIHSWWVPAFAVKRDAIPGFVNEAWTKVDQPGIYRGQCAELCGKDHGFMPIVVDVKSKPDFDKWLAERKEEAVKLKELTSKEWTKEELVARGDKVYHTICAACHQPEGQGMPPMFPALKGSKIVTGPKEHHLETVFNGVPGTAMAAFGKQLSEVDIAAVITFERNAWGNNDGDMVTPQDVVAYKQKQQ; this is encoded by the coding sequence ATGCTGCGACATCCACGAGTCTGGATGGGCTTCCTTTTGCTCTTGGCTTTCAGTCAGGCAAACGCCGCCTGGACGGTCAACATGACCCCCGGTGCGACAGAAGTCAGCCGTAACGTTTTCGATCTTCACATGACGATCTTCTGGATCTGCGTGGTCATTGGCATCGTCGTCTTCGGCGCGATGTTCTGGTCGATGATCGTCCACCGCCGGTCCACCGGGCAGCAGCCCGCACATTTCCACGAGAGCACCACGGTGGAAATCCTCTGGACCGTCATTCCCTTCCTGATCCTGGTGGTGATGGCCGTTCCGGCCACCAAGACGCTGATCCACATGTACGACACCTCGGAGCCCGAGCTGGACGTGCAGGTCACCGGCTACCAGTGGAAGTGGCAGTACAAGTACCTGGGCCAGGACGTGGAGTTCTTCTCCAACCTCGCCACGCCCCAGGACCAGATCCACAACAAGGCCGACAAGGACGAGCACTACCTCCTCGAGGTGGATAACCCGCTGGTGCTGCCGGCTGGGGTCAAGGTGCGTTTCCTGGTCACCTCCAGCGACGTGATCCACTCCTGGTGGGTGCCGGCCTTCGCGGTCAAGCGCGACGCCATTCCCGGCTTCGTCAACGAGGCCTGGACCAAGGTCGACCAGCCCGGCATCTACCGCGGCCAGTGCGCCGAGCTGTGCGGCAAGGACCACGGCTTCATGCCCATCGTGGTGGACGTGAAGTCCAAGCCTGACTTCGACAAGTGGCTGGCCGAGCGCAAGGAAGAGGCGGTCAAGCTCAAGGAGCTGACCAGCAAGGAGTGGACGAAGGAAGAGCTGGTCGCCCGCGGCGACAAGGTCTACCACACCATCTGCGCCGCCTGTCACCAGCCTGAAGGCCAGGGCATGCCGCCGATGTTCCCGGCGCTCAAGGGTTCGAAGATCGTCACCGGGCCCAAGGAGCACCACCTGGAGACCGTGTTCAACGGCGTCCCGGGCACGGCCATGGCGGCCTTCGGCAAGCAGCTCTCGGAAGTCGACATCGCCGCGGTGATCACTTTCGAGCGCAACGCCTGGGGCAACAACGACGGCGACATGGTGACCCCGCAGGACGTGGTCGCCTACAAGCAGAAACAACAATAA
- a CDS encoding cytochrome c oxidase assembly protein, whose protein sequence is MSDGNIETRKLVTRLVIAVVAMFAFGFALVPLYDVMCKALGINGKTSGSAYQGDGQVVDQSREVKIQFVANNNIDMVWEFHPEAEQLVVHPGAVNQMLFVAYNPTDKPMTAQAIPSIAPSVAATYFHKTECFCFTQQVLQPGERIEMPVRFIVDRDLPKDVRHLTLAYTLFDITARKPPVASNER, encoded by the coding sequence ATGAGCGACGGCAACATCGAAACGCGCAAGCTGGTGACCCGGCTGGTCATAGCCGTGGTCGCCATGTTCGCCTTCGGCTTCGCCCTGGTGCCGCTGTACGACGTGATGTGCAAGGCACTGGGCATCAACGGCAAGACCTCCGGCAGCGCCTACCAGGGCGATGGCCAGGTGGTCGATCAGTCGCGCGAGGTGAAGATCCAGTTCGTCGCCAACAACAACATCGACATGGTCTGGGAATTCCATCCCGAGGCCGAGCAGCTGGTGGTGCATCCCGGCGCGGTGAACCAGATGCTGTTCGTCGCCTACAACCCCACCGACAAGCCGATGACCGCCCAGGCGATCCCGAGCATCGCGCCGTCGGTGGCAGCCACCTACTTCCACAAGACCGAATGCTTCTGCTTCACCCAGCAGGTCCTGCAGCCGGGCGAGCGTATCGAAATGCCGGTGCGCTTCATCGTCGACCGCGACCTGCCCAAGGATGTGCGTCACCTGACGCTTGCTTACACGCTGTTCGACATCACTGCCCGCAAGCCACCCGTGGCCAGTAACGAGCGCTGA
- the ctaD gene encoding cytochrome c oxidase subunit I, whose product MSTVIDHPDHSHAGDHHHGPAKGLMRWVLTTNHKDIGTLYLWFSFCAFLLGGSFAMVIRAELFQPGLQIVEPAFFNQMTTMHGLVMVFGAVMPAFVGLANWMVPLMIGAPDMALPRMNNFSFWLLPAAFGLLVSTLFMPGGGPNFGWTFYAPLSTTFAPHSVTFFIFAIHLMGMSSIMGAINVIATILNLRAPGMTLMKMPLFVWTWLITAFLLIAVMPVLAGCVTMMLMDIHFGTSFFSAAGGGDPVLFQHVFWFFGHPEVYIMILPAFGAVSSIIPAFSRKPLFGYTSMVYATASIAFLSFVVWAHHMFVVGIPLVGELFFMYATMLIAVPTGVKVFNWASTMWQGSLTFETPMLFAVAFVILFTIGGFSGLMLAIAPADFQYQDTYFVVAHFHYVLVPGAIFGIFASAYYWLPKWTGHMYDETLGKLHFWMSFIGMNLAFFPMHFVGLAGMPRRIPDYNLQFADFNMVSSIGAFMFGTTQLLFLFIVIKCIKGGKPAPAKPWDGAEGLEWTIPSPAPYHTFSTPPEVK is encoded by the coding sequence ATGAGTACAGTGATCGATCACCCCGACCATTCTCACGCCGGCGACCACCACCACGGCCCCGCCAAGGGCCTGATGCGCTGGGTACTGACCACCAACCACAAGGACATCGGCACGCTGTACCTGTGGTTCAGCTTCTGCGCCTTCCTGCTCGGCGGCTCCTTCGCCATGGTGATCCGCGCGGAACTGTTCCAGCCGGGCCTGCAGATCGTCGAGCCGGCGTTCTTCAACCAGATGACCACCATGCACGGCCTGGTGATGGTCTTCGGCGCGGTGATGCCGGCCTTCGTCGGCCTGGCCAACTGGATGGTGCCGCTGATGATCGGCGCGCCGGACATGGCCCTGCCGCGCATGAACAACTTCAGCTTCTGGCTGCTGCCGGCGGCATTCGGCCTGCTGGTGAGCACCCTGTTCATGCCCGGCGGCGGCCCGAACTTCGGCTGGACCTTCTACGCGCCGTTGTCGACGACCTTCGCGCCGCACAGCGTGACCTTCTTCATCTTCGCCATCCACCTGATGGGCATGAGTTCGATCATGGGCGCGATCAACGTGATCGCCACCATCCTCAACCTGCGCGCACCGGGCATGACCCTGATGAAGATGCCGCTGTTCGTCTGGACCTGGCTGATCACCGCCTTCCTGCTGATCGCGGTGATGCCGGTGCTGGCAGGTTGCGTGACGATGATGCTGATGGACATCCACTTCGGCACCAGCTTCTTCAGCGCGGCCGGCGGCGGCGACCCGGTGCTGTTCCAGCACGTGTTCTGGTTCTTCGGCCACCCCGAGGTGTACATCATGATCCTGCCGGCGTTCGGCGCCGTCAGCTCGATCATCCCGGCCTTCAGCCGCAAGCCGCTGTTCGGCTACACCTCGATGGTCTACGCCACCGCCTCGATCGCCTTCCTGTCGTTCGTCGTGTGGGCGCACCACATGTTCGTGGTGGGCATCCCGCTGGTGGGCGAGCTGTTCTTCATGTACGCGACCATGCTGATCGCCGTGCCCACCGGGGTGAAGGTGTTCAACTGGGCGTCGACCATGTGGCAAGGCTCGCTGACCTTCGAGACGCCGATGCTGTTCGCCGTGGCTTTCGTCATCCTGTTCACCATCGGCGGCTTCTCCGGGCTGATGCTGGCCATCGCCCCGGCGGACTTCCAGTACCAGGACACCTACTTCGTGGTGGCGCACTTCCACTACGTGCTGGTGCCCGGCGCGATCTTCGGCATCTTCGCCTCGGCCTACTACTGGCTGCCGAAGTGGACCGGCCACATGTACGACGAGACCCTGGGCAAGCTGCACTTCTGGATGAGCTTCATCGGCATGAACCTGGCGTTCTTCCCGATGCACTTCGTCGGGCTTGCCGGCATGCCGCGGCGGATTCCTGACTACAACCTGCAGTTCGCCGACTTCAACATGGTTTCGTCCATCGGCGCCTTCATGTTCGGCACCACGCAGCTGCTGTTCCTGTTCATCGTCATCAAGTGCATCAAGGGCGGCAAGCCGGCACCGGCGAAGCCGTGGGATGGCGCGGAAGGCCTGGAGTGGACCATTCCCTCGCCGGCGCCGTACCACACCTTCAGCACGCCTCCGGAAGTGAAGTGA
- a CDS encoding twin transmembrane helix small protein, producing the protein MLKAAIVLLLLATVVSLFSGLFFLVKDEGHGSRVVNALTVRVTLTALTVALIAWGFFSGQLGSSAPWHF; encoded by the coding sequence GTGCTCAAAGCTGCGATCGTTCTGTTGTTGCTGGCGACCGTCGTCAGTCTGTTCAGTGGCCTGTTCTTTCTGGTCAAGGACGAGGGCCATGGTTCTCGGGTGGTCAACGCGCTGACCGTGCGTGTCACCCTGACTGCCCTGACCGTCGCTCTCATTGCCTGGGGTTTCTTCAGCGGCCAACTCGGCAGCTCCGCCCCCTGGCACTTCTGA
- a CDS encoding SURF1 family protein, translating to MQYSQHASEHRPDPAQEGRATRAFRPGIAPTLVVLALLPVLIGLGFWQLSRAAEKRTLLAAAEVQRQQDPISIAELERQPPRSYVRVRLQGQLDAEHTALLDNRTRNGQAGVEVLQPFFDRVGHQWLLVNRGWVPWPDRRVPPKIDTPSHDLLLDAWTYTPLAADPSAPLAGWPRLITQVNAPFLWDQLGREGSPLEIRLEPGDAAFDTDWPIVAMPPERHVGYAVQWFALAIALSALYLYLGIRRARETFDHDRHDSA from the coding sequence TTGCAGTATAGCCAGCACGCATCTGAGCACCGGCCCGATCCGGCACAGGAAGGCCGCGCCACACGCGCCTTCCGGCCCGGTATCGCGCCGACCCTGGTGGTCCTCGCACTGCTGCCGGTGCTGATCGGCCTGGGCTTCTGGCAACTGTCGCGCGCCGCCGAAAAACGCACCCTCCTCGCCGCCGCCGAAGTGCAGCGCCAGCAGGACCCGATCAGCATCGCCGAGCTCGAGCGCCAGCCGCCGCGCAGCTACGTTCGGGTACGCCTGCAAGGCCAGCTCGACGCCGAACACACCGCCCTGCTCGACAACCGCACCCGCAACGGCCAGGCCGGCGTCGAAGTGCTGCAGCCCTTCTTCGACCGCGTCGGCCACCAGTGGCTGCTGGTCAATCGCGGCTGGGTGCCCTGGCCCGACCGCCGCGTGCCGCCGAAGATCGATACGCCCAGCCACGACCTGCTGCTGGACGCTTGGACCTACACCCCATTGGCCGCCGACCCGAGCGCTCCGCTCGCCGGCTGGCCGCGCCTGATCACCCAGGTGAACGCCCCGTTCCTGTGGGACCAGCTCGGCCGCGAAGGCAGCCCGCTGGAAATCCGCCTGGAGCCCGGCGACGCCGCCTTCGACACCGACTGGCCGATCGTTGCCATGCCGCCGGAGCGCCACGTCGGCTACGCCGTGCAGTGGTTCGCCCTGGCCATCGCGCTTTCCGCCCTTTACCTCTACCTCGGCATCCGTCGCGCACGGGAGACCTTCGACCATGACCGCCATGACTCTGCCTGA
- a CDS encoding SulP family inorganic anion transporter codes for MSASHSVPSGFSQLRQVLPRDLLASVVVFLVALPLCMGIAIASGMPPAKGLVTGIIGGLVVGFLAGSPLQVSGPAAGLAVLVFELVRTHGMAMLGPILLLAGALQLLAGRLRLGCWFRVTSPAVVYGMLAGIGILIVLSQVHVMLDLKPQASGLDNLLAFPAALLSGTSGFDAALLGLGTMACMALWDRFKPGRLRMLPGALIGVSLATLVSIALPLDVLRVSVPENLGDAIDWVRPSDLAALLDPTLLLAAVVVAFIASAETLLSAAAVDRMHSGPRSDMDRELSAQGVGNMLCGLVGALPMTGVIVRSSANVQAGARSRASAIFHGLWLLGFVVLLGGLLRQIPIASLAGVLVYTGIKLVDLKALRSLGRYGRMPVLVHAATALAIVATDLLTGVLLGFALTVLKLVFKAARLKINLRYDDEGSGAELRLVGAATFLKVPALSQALQSVKPGTHLRVPLQHLSYIDHACMELLEDWGRSAAASGCRLSIEGNGLRRRVEGRVRALQSAG; via the coding sequence ATGTCGGCCTCCCACTCTGTTCCATCCGGATTTTCCCAGCTACGCCAGGTACTGCCGCGCGACCTGCTCGCGTCGGTGGTGGTGTTCCTCGTCGCCCTGCCGCTGTGCATGGGCATCGCCATCGCTTCGGGCATGCCGCCGGCCAAGGGCCTGGTAACCGGCATCATCGGCGGCCTGGTGGTCGGCTTTCTAGCCGGTTCGCCCTTGCAGGTCAGCGGCCCGGCGGCGGGTCTCGCGGTGCTGGTCTTTGAGCTAGTCCGTACCCACGGCATGGCCATGCTCGGGCCGATCCTGCTGCTGGCCGGCGCGCTGCAATTGCTCGCGGGCAGGCTACGCCTGGGCTGCTGGTTCCGCGTGACCTCGCCGGCCGTGGTCTACGGCATGCTCGCGGGCATCGGCATTCTTATTGTGCTGTCGCAGGTCCACGTCATGCTCGACCTCAAGCCGCAGGCGTCCGGGCTGGATAACCTGCTGGCCTTCCCGGCGGCGCTGCTGTCCGGGACCAGCGGCTTCGATGCGGCGCTGCTCGGGCTCGGCACCATGGCCTGCATGGCGCTGTGGGACCGCTTCAAGCCCGGCCGGCTGCGCATGCTGCCCGGTGCGCTGATCGGCGTGAGCCTGGCGACGCTGGTGAGCATCGCGCTGCCACTGGATGTGCTGCGGGTGAGCGTGCCGGAGAACCTCGGCGACGCCATCGACTGGGTCCGTCCGAGTGACCTCGCGGCGCTGCTCGACCCGACGCTGTTGCTGGCCGCCGTGGTGGTGGCCTTCATCGCCAGCGCCGAAACTTTGCTCTCGGCCGCCGCCGTGGACCGCATGCACAGCGGTCCTCGCTCGGACATGGACCGCGAGCTGAGCGCCCAGGGTGTGGGCAACATGCTCTGCGGGCTGGTCGGCGCGCTGCCGATGACCGGGGTGATAGTGCGCAGCTCGGCCAATGTGCAGGCCGGCGCGCGCAGCCGCGCCTCGGCGATCTTCCATGGGCTGTGGCTGCTGGGCTTCGTCGTGCTGCTGGGCGGGCTGCTGCGGCAGATCCCCATCGCCAGCCTGGCCGGCGTGCTGGTCTACACCGGGATCAAGCTGGTGGACCTGAAGGCGCTGCGTTCGCTGGGTCGCTATGGACGTATGCCGGTGCTGGTGCATGCGGCGACTGCGCTGGCCATCGTTGCCACCGATCTGCTGACCGGTGTGCTGCTGGGCTTTGCGCTGACGGTGCTGAAGCTGGTGTTCAAGGCCGCGCGGCTGAAGATCAACCTGCGCTACGACGACGAGGGCAGCGGTGCCGAACTGCGTCTGGTCGGCGCGGCGACCTTCCTCAAGGTGCCGGCGCTATCCCAGGCCCTGCAGTCGGTGAAGCCCGGTACGCACCTGCGCGTTCCGCTGCAGCACCTGAGCTACATCGACCACGCGTGCATGGAATTGCTGGAGGACTGGGGCCGCAGCGCCGCGGCCAGCGGCTGCCGGCTGTCCATTGAAGGCAACGGCCTGCGTCGCCGCGTGGAGGGCCGGGTGCGTGCGCTGCAGAGTGCGGGCTGA
- a CDS encoding COX15/CtaA family protein: MIQARRKPAFYLAVLATALAFVVILLGAYTRLTHAGLGCPDWPGCYGFVHVPLNEAQLAHAEMHFPDSPVEAQKGWNEMIHRYFAGSLGLLILGLAVHALVRRGHDGQPMRLPLVLLAVVIAQAAFGMWTVTLKLWPQVVTAHLLGGFTTLSLLFLLSLRLSGAFAPLQLPSKLRALAALALLMVIGQIALGGWVSSNYAAVACIDLPMCHGEWWPNMDFANGFHLTQHIGPNYLGGQLDSDARTAIHMTHRMGALCVTAVILLLAWNLQRHGLIGITALMLLGVSLQIGLGISNVLLHLPLPVAVAHNGGGAFLLLMLVLVNYRVRAPAAKHVELPASSPITLDALERPVAYPSQG; the protein is encoded by the coding sequence ATGATCCAGGCAAGACGCAAACCCGCCTTCTACCTCGCCGTGCTGGCCACGGCGCTGGCTTTCGTGGTCATCCTGCTGGGTGCCTATACCCGCCTGACCCACGCCGGTCTTGGCTGCCCGGACTGGCCCGGCTGCTACGGCTTCGTCCACGTACCGCTGAACGAGGCGCAACTGGCCCACGCCGAAATGCACTTCCCCGACTCGCCGGTGGAGGCGCAGAAGGGCTGGAACGAGATGATCCACCGCTACTTCGCCGGCAGCCTCGGCCTGCTGATTCTCGGGTTGGCGGTGCATGCACTGGTGCGCCGCGGCCACGACGGCCAACCGATGCGCCTGCCGCTGGTGCTGCTCGCAGTGGTGATCGCCCAGGCGGCGTTCGGCATGTGGACGGTCACCCTCAAGCTCTGGCCACAGGTGGTCACCGCGCACCTGCTGGGCGGATTCACCACACTGTCGCTGCTGTTCCTGCTCAGCCTGCGCCTGTCCGGCGCCTTCGCCCCGCTGCAGTTGCCTTCGAAGCTGCGCGCGCTGGCGGCCCTGGCCCTGCTGATGGTGATCGGGCAGATCGCCCTCGGCGGCTGGGTCAGCAGCAACTACGCAGCAGTGGCCTGCATCGACCTGCCGATGTGCCACGGCGAGTGGTGGCCGAACATGGACTTCGCCAACGGCTTCCACCTCACCCAGCACATCGGCCCGAACTACCTCGGCGGCCAGCTCGACAGCGACGCCCGCACGGCCATCCACATGACCCACCGCATGGGCGCGCTGTGCGTGACCGCGGTGATCCTGCTGCTGGCCTGGAACCTCCAGCGCCACGGCCTGATAGGCATTACTGCGCTGATGCTGCTGGGGGTGTCCCTGCAGATCGGCCTCGGCATCAGCAACGTGCTGCTGCACCTGCCGCTGCCGGTAGCGGTGGCGCACAACGGCGGCGGCGCGTTCCTGCTGCTGATGCTGGTACTGGTGAATTACCGGGTGCGCGCACCCGCAGCGAAACACGTCGAGCTGCCTGCCAGCAGCCCGATCACCCTGGATGCCCTGGAGCGCCCGGTGGCCTATCCCTCGCAGGGGTGA